From the genome of Hyphomonas adhaerens MHS-3, one region includes:
- a CDS encoding SDR family NAD(P)-dependent oxidoreductase gives MTYAPFDLSGKVCVVTGGNKGIGLGMVEALAASNADVVIWGRKEADNDAAVKKADALGTGKVKAWKVDVGEEAEVVKAMKEAEEEFGRIDTCIANAGVGRGAPNFHEMTLETWRFNQRINSEGAFLTLREAAKSMVTRAKAGDLGGSLIGTASLAALSGAARNQAYGHTKGGLIAMMNAIATEYGRYQIRANSILPGWIATDMTEGAQGAEAFQTKVISRVPIRRWGEPEDFGGIAVYLASDASKFHSGDTLLVDGGYQKF, from the coding sequence ATGACCTACGCCCCATTCGACCTTTCAGGAAAGGTCTGCGTCGTAACCGGCGGCAACAAGGGCATTGGCCTCGGCATGGTTGAGGCGCTGGCCGCTTCGAACGCCGATGTCGTCATCTGGGGCCGCAAGGAAGCCGACAATGACGCCGCCGTGAAAAAGGCCGACGCCCTCGGCACCGGCAAAGTGAAAGCCTGGAAGGTGGACGTGGGCGAAGAAGCTGAAGTCGTCAAAGCGATGAAGGAAGCCGAGGAAGAATTCGGTCGCATCGACACCTGCATCGCCAATGCCGGCGTCGGCCGCGGTGCCCCGAATTTCCACGAAATGACCCTGGAAACCTGGCGCTTCAACCAGCGGATCAACTCCGAAGGCGCCTTCCTCACCCTGCGCGAGGCGGCGAAGTCGATGGTGACCCGCGCGAAAGCTGGTGACCTCGGCGGCAGCCTGATCGGCACGGCGTCACTTGCGGCCCTGTCCGGCGCGGCGCGCAACCAGGCCTACGGCCACACCAAGGGCGGCCTGATCGCCATGATGAACGCCATCGCCACGGAATATGGCCGTTACCAGATCCGGGCGAATTCGATCCTGCCTGGCTGGATCGCGACCGATATGACGGAAGGGGCACAGGGCGCTGAAGCGTTCCAGACCAAGGTGATCTCCCGCGTGCCGATCCGCCGCTGGGGCGAGCCGGAAGATTTCGGCGGCATCGCCGTGTATCTGGCCTCTGACGCTTCGAAATTCCACTCAGGCGATACTCTGTTGGTCGACGGCGGCTACCAGAAGTTCTGA
- a CDS encoding NAD(P)H-dependent flavin oxidoreductase — protein sequence MALKTRLTEMLNVQHPIMLAGMGGVSYAEVCAAMCNAGGYGVLGMAGTSPDFIAGQMKRVRELTDRPFGVDLLAASPESLEESVDVIINGGADSFVAGLGVPLPIMERLKKANVKVMVVGGAVKHAIKAEQAGCDAVILQGGEGGGHTGLVGTLPLVAQAVEAVKIPVIAAGGIYDGRGLAAALALGAQGVWMGTRFIASEEAHAANMYKDAVVGAGDTDTTRTRCYSGKPMRCRTNDYINDWERRPQDIQPFPHQAIHSTQTGVIGGIGGITDEAKLNPDSSCFAMGQSAGGVHEVKPVAAIVADIMRDAEASIDRMAGMKTKETA from the coding sequence ATGGCCCTGAAAACCCGCCTGACAGAGATGTTGAACGTCCAGCACCCCATCATGCTCGCCGGCATGGGCGGCGTCTCCTATGCCGAAGTCTGTGCCGCCATGTGCAATGCAGGTGGCTACGGCGTGCTCGGCATGGCCGGCACCTCACCGGATTTCATCGCCGGACAGATGAAACGCGTGCGCGAACTGACCGACCGGCCGTTCGGCGTTGACCTGCTCGCCGCCAGCCCGGAAAGCCTCGAAGAATCGGTCGACGTCATCATCAATGGCGGGGCCGACTCCTTCGTTGCCGGCCTCGGCGTGCCATTGCCGATCATGGAACGTCTGAAAAAAGCCAATGTGAAAGTCATGGTGGTCGGCGGTGCGGTGAAGCACGCCATCAAGGCCGAACAGGCCGGCTGTGACGCGGTGATCCTGCAGGGCGGCGAAGGCGGCGGGCACACAGGCCTCGTCGGCACACTGCCGCTGGTGGCACAAGCCGTCGAAGCCGTGAAAATCCCGGTCATCGCGGCCGGTGGTATCTATGACGGACGCGGCCTGGCTGCCGCCCTCGCCCTCGGGGCGCAGGGCGTGTGGATGGGAACGCGCTTCATCGCCTCCGAGGAAGCGCATGCGGCCAACATGTACAAGGATGCCGTCGTCGGCGCAGGCGACACCGATACGACTCGTACGCGCTGCTATTCCGGCAAGCCGATGCGCTGTCGGACCAATGACTACATCAATGACTGGGAACGCCGCCCGCAGGATATCCAGCCTTTCCCGCACCAGGCGATCCATTCCACGCAGACCGGAGTCATCGGCGGCATTGGGGGCATCACGGACGAAGCCAAGCTCAACCCCGATAGTTCCTGCTTCGCCATGGGCCAGTCGGCCGGCGGCGTTCATGAGGTGAAACCCGTCGCCGCGATTGTCGCCGACATCATGCGGGACGCCGAAGCGTCCATCGACCGCATGGCCGGCATGAAGACGAAAGAAACGGCGTAA